The Streptomyces tubercidicus DNA segment GATCAGAGGGTCGCGGATTGTGTGACCGAGGATGTGCCGCTGGTCGGGGCCGAGGGCTACAAGGCGCTGTGGAACGCGCGGGCCCGGATCGCGGCGCGCACCGGGCTGCATGTGGCCCGTATAGAGCATCTGTTGAACCGCTACGGCTCGCTGACCGAGGAGCTGCTGGAGCTGGTGGTGGCCGATCCGTCGCTGGGCGAACCGCTGGCGAACGCGGACGACTATCTGCGGGCCGAGGCGGTCTATGCCTGTACGCACGAGGGCGCCCGCCATCTCGACGACGTACTGACCCGGCGCACCCGTATCTCCATCGAGACCTTCGACCGGGGCACCCGCAGCGCCCGCGAGGTGGCCGAGCTGATCGCGCCCGCGCTGGGCTGGGACGACGACCAGGTCGAGAAGGAGATCGCGCACTACCGGAAGCGGGTCGAGGCGGAGCGCGAATCGCAGCGGCAGCCGGACGATCTGACGGCGGATGCGGCGCGGCTGGGGGCGCCGGACATCGTGCCGCTGTAGGGCGCCGCCGCACACCTGGCGCGTGCCAGGGGCGCACGCGTCAGCCGCGCGAGGCGCAGAACTCCGCCGTCAGGACCGCGGTGTCGGGCACCGGGGTGGAGTGGGCGTCGGTGTTGAGGCGGTAGCTGAGGACGTGGCGGCCGTCGGCGGTGGCGGCGGTGCGGGCGTAGGAGCCGTTGATGTCGCCGCGGTTGCCCCAGACCGTGACGCCGCAGGGCAGCTCGGTGGCGTACAGGCCCAGGCCGTAGATGCCGCCGGTGCGCTTCTCGTCGCGTATCTGCGCCATCTGGCGGGGCGCCAGGAGCCGGCCGCCGAGCAGCGCGGAGTAGAAGCGGTTGAGATCGCCCAGGGTGGTGACCATCTCGCCGGCCGGGCCCGCCCAGCTGGGGTTCAGGGAGGTGGTGTCCACCCGCCGGTCGCCGATGAGGGAGTACGCGCGGCCGTGCGGCGTCGGCAGTGCCGGGTCGGTGCCGGGGAAGGAGGTGTGGCCGAGCCCGGCGGGGACGAGGAGGCGGCGGCGGATCTCGGTGGCGTACGGGTGTCCGGTGACGGCCCGGATGACCTGGCCCAGGACGAGGTAGTTGGTGTTGGAGTAGGAGTAGCGGGTGCCCGGGGCGGCCGTCGGGTGGTGGCTGAGGGTGGTGCGCAGCAGCTCGGCGGGGGTGTGGCGGTCGTAGCGGTGGGCGCCGAAGCCGGTGCCGAAGAGATTTTCCGAGAGCCGGGGATCGTCGGTGTAGTTGAACAGGCCGCTCGTATGGTTCAGCAGCTGGCGGATCGTCACCCCGCGGAGGCCGGTCCGGTCGCCGGGGCCGGTGGCCGGTACGCCCGGCGGGAGGTGCGCGGCGGCGCGGTCGGCCAGGGACAGGCGGTGCTCGGCGGCCAGTTGCAGGACGACCGTGGCGACCAGGGTTTTGGTGAGGCTGCCGGCCCGGAAGCGGTCCTGGGGTCCCATGGGGCGGCCGCTGCGCAGATCCGCCACACCGGCGGTGGAGAAACGCGCCGTCGGGAATCCGGCGCGGGTGGTGAGGGAAGCCGCGCCCGGGGACCCGCCGTGGACCAGGCGGTGCAGCGCGCGCATCGTCGTCGCGGGCGGCCGTCTGTGGTCCGGGGACGGCGGGGTGACGCGGGGTCGGCCGGCGGATCCCGTCAGGAGCAGTGCGGCCAGGACCGCCAGGGCGCCCGTGCGGAACGTGCCGCGGTGGCGGCCTGACCTGCGCGGCACCGGGCAGGGCGGGCGGGCCGCAGCCGGGCGACGCGGGCGCTTCGTCATCGGGACTCCCGTTCGTCGGGGCCATCATGACGGGGACAGGGTGTTGTACGGCACCCACCCGGGCCTTCCGCACGGCCGCGGATGAGGGAGAATGAAGGCTCTGCCAGGGTGGGTTGTCCGAGTTGGGCCAGTTTGGTGATCGATGGGACGTCGAAGCTGCCAACTCGGCTGGATTGCAGAGGGGATGCAGTGGGCGACGAGGTCGAGATGGACGGCAAGGGGGGCAGGCTGCTCGCCGGGCGGTACCGGCTCGCCGATGTTCTCGGCCGGGGCGGCATGGGGACGGTCTGGCGGGCCCGCGACGAGGTCCTGGGCCGTACGGTCGCGGTCAAGGAACTGCGGTTCCCGGGCGGGGTCGAGGAGGACGAGAAGCGCCGCCTGATCACCCGTACCCTGCGCGAGGCCAAGGCGATCGCCCGGATCCGGAACAACGGCGCGGTCACGGTCTACGACGTGGTCGACGAGGACGACCGCCCCTGGATCGTGATGGAGCTGGTCGAGGGCCGCTCGCTCGCCGAGGTCATCCGTGACGACGGCCCGCTCCCCCCGCGCCGCGCCGCGGAGGTCGGCCTGGCGGTGCTCGATGTACTGCGTGCCGCCCACGCCGCGGGCATCCTGCACCGCGATGTGAAGCCGTCCAACGTCCTGATGTCCGATGACGGCCGGGTCGTGCTCACCGACTTCGGTATCGCCCAGGTCGAGGGCGACCCCTCCGTGACCTCGACCGGCATGCTCGTCGGCGCCCCCTCCTACATCTCCCCCGAGCGCGCCCGCGGCCAGAAGCCGGGCCCGCCGGCCGATCTGTGGTCGCTGGGCGGGCTGCTGTACGCCTGCGTCGAGGGCGTGCCGCCGTACGACAAGGGCTCGGCGATCGCCACGCTGACGGCGGTGATGACCGAACCGGTCGATCCGCCGAAGAGCGCCGGTGGGCTGGAAGAGGTCATCTACGGCCTGCTGGTGAAGGACCCGGCGGGGCGGCTGGACGACGCCGGTGCGCGGGCGCTGCTGCTGGACGCGGTGCACGCCCCCGAGGCGCGGAAGCCGGAGCCCCCGCTGGACGAGACCCGGGCGATGGTGCTGCCGACGGTGCCCAAGGAGCGGGCGAAGGCGAAGCCCGAGGGCGCGCCGAAGCCGAAGCCCGCCGCGAAGCCGCGGGTGCCGCGCAAGCCCAAGGCGAAGCCGGCCGACGCCCCGGTGGCGGCGGAGCCGGCCGCGCCCGCGTCCGGGAGTGCCACGGCGGGCCGGAGCAAGGCCGCTGCCGCCAAGGCCGCCGCGGTGCACACCCCGGAGCGGACCGAGCGTCCGCAGCGGGCGGCCACCCCGGCGGCCGGGGAGACGGCCGGCGCGGACCGTACGGACTCCGGCGCGTCCCGTCCGACGCTCACCCGCCCCGGGTTCGACTCGGAGGCCGCCAAGGAGCGGCTGCGCGTCGCCCTGCGGACGGTCCGTGCCGCGGCGGCCGCCGCGAAAGCCCGGGTGGACTCCAGACCCGGTGACGGCAACCGCCCGGCGACCCGCGCCTCGGTGACCGATGTCGTCCCGCGCCGCACCCTCGTCATCGTGGCCGTGGTCGTCGCCCTGGCGGTGCTGGGCACGGTCCTGGCCGTCGCGCTGAGCGGCGGTGGCGCCACGGACAACGGCGGCAAGCCGGCCGGCAAGGACGCCAAGGCGTCGTCCGCGGCGAAGGCCAAGCCCTCCACCGAAGCGGCCGGTGCGAGCGCGGACGCGGCGCAGGACCCGCCCGGCTCGCCCGCCGCGCAGCCGCCGGGCGGGGTCTCCCCGGCCGACGACAAGGGCGGCACCGACGGCAAGGACGGCAAGGGGGACAAGGCCGTGCCGGAGGGCTTCGCCCAGGTCTCCAACGGCCGGTTCCACTTCGGTATGGCGATGCCCAAGGGTTTTCAGCAGACGGGCACCGCGGGGCAGGGCTCCGGCGTCATCTACAGCGCCAAGGGCGGCTACCCGCGCGTCCAGGTCGACTACAACCCCGAGCCCGGCTCCGACGCGGCGGCCGCCTGGCGCAGCCTGGAGCCGGCCGTGCGCGGCTCCAGCGAGGACTACCACCGGATCGACATCAAGACGGTGAAGTGGCGGGACTATCCGACCGTCGCCGACTGGTCCTTCACCCGCCGTCAGGGCGGCGAGCGGGTCCGGGTCCTGGACCGCGGCTTCCGGGCCGACGACCAGCACGGCTACGCCATCATGATCACCTGCAAGGCGGACGGCTGGTCGGGCAAGAAGTGCCAGGACGTGGTCCGGACCGCGTTCCGCACCTTCGCCATCAAGGACTGAGTGCGGGGCCGGGGTACGGGCCCGGCGGTGTACGGACAGAGCGCGCGTCGTTCGGCGGACCGGGCCGCACGCTCCGGCGCAGGCACGTATCGTGAGACCGCTAAGACCGTACGCATCCGCAATCGGCGGGAATACGACCGGAAGTGACCGTAGGCGCCAGCGCCGAGGGCGTTCCGGCGCGACGGTAGACACAGCGCGCGCTGCGGGGAGGCGTCGTGGACGAGTACGCGGGAAGGGTGCTCGCCGAGCGATACCGCCTGCCGTTGCGGCCCCTCGGCGATGACGACTTCACGGAGTCCCGGGCGTTCGACACGTTCAGCGGGCAGGAGGTCCTGGTCCGTCAGGTGCCGCTGCCCGAGGTCGTGGAGGCGGAGGTCGTGGGGGCGGAGCCGGCCGGGGCCGTCGAACGGGGAAGCGGCCGCTACGGTGCGGCCCGGCCGTCCGGTGGAGCGGGGGTGGCCGACCGCAGCCCCCGGGACCCCGCCGTACGGCGTGCGCTGGAGGCCGCGACGACCGCGGCCCAGCTCGCCGATCACCCCCGGCTGGAGCAGGTCTTCGACGTCTTCACGCAGGACGGCAGCCTGTGGATCGTCGCTGAACTCCTCGTCGCCCGGCCGCTGTCCGCGCTGCTCGCCGAGCGGACGCTGTCCCCGCACCGCGCCGCGGAGATCGCCGCGGATCTGCTCACCGCGCTGCGGGTGCTGCACGCGCAGGGCCGGCTGCACCGCAATATCACCGCCCGTACGGTCCTGGTCTGCGACGACGGCCGGGCCATCCTGACCGGTCTGGCGGCGGGCGCGGCCCAGGAGGCGCTGTGCGGAACCGAGCCGCCCACCGGGGCGGACGAGCCCGCTCCGGACGAGCCCGCGCCCGGCGGACCGGCCGCCGGGACCTCGCTGACCAAGCCCGCGGCGGACGGGGACACCACCGCGCCCGGGTACGGCCGGCCCACCGCCGGGCTCGCCGCCGAACGGGCCCGGCAGGCCCGGCTGACCGTCATCGGCCCGCTCACCGAGCGCTGGGCGCCGGAGCAGGCCGGACCGGTGCACGAGAACTGGCAGTTGGCGCCGCCGGTCGGCCCGGCCACCGATCTGTGGGCGGTCGGCGCGCTGCTCTACCGGAGCGTGCAGGGACAGCCGCCCTACCCGGAGGACAGCGCCGCCGAACTGGCGCAGCTGGTCTGTTCGCAGCCGCCCGCGGACGCCGAGGAGTGCGGGGCGCTGCGGCCGGTCATCGAGTCGCTGCTGCGTCCGGACCCGGCCGACCGCCCGGACGCCGAGGAGCTGAACGGCTGGCTGCGTTCCCTGATCCGTAGCGCACCGGAGCCGGAGGTCGGCAGTCGGCTGGTGACGATGCCGGCCGAGGGCGGTGATCCTCGGCGGCTGCCGATCGTGCGGCGCCGCGGGGAACTCGTCCGCAAGGGGCGGCACAAGAAGACCCGGCCGGCCCGCCGGACCCGGCCGCAGCCGGCACCGGCCGCCATGGGCGCCGCCGCGGCCGCACCGGCCGCTCCGCCGGCCCCGGCCCCGGAGCAGCCCACCCCGCTGGTCTCCACCACCCGGCCGCCCCGCCCCCCGAAGCAGCCCAAGCCGCTCCGGCGGTCCAGACCCGCCCGCCCGGCCCGGCCCGCCGCGCCTGCCCCGCCGCCCGGCCCGAGCGGGCCCGCCGACCGGGAGCCGTACGACCAGCAGGCGGCGGTCGCGTCCGGGCCGGTGGCCGCACCCCGCCCGGCGCGGCGGCCGCGTCACCTCGGGCGGCTGCTGCTCACCGCGATCCTGCTGCTGCTCGTCGGCGCGGTCGTCTATGCGATGGCCTTCCTGCCGAAGTCGGGTCAGGACTCCAAGGCGGGCGAGCGGGGCGCGGACCGTACGGGCACGTCGGGGTCGGCGCCCGGCCCCGCACCGTCCGGGGACCAGGAGAGCGGTCACGCCTCCGCCGGTACCGACGCACCGCAGACCACCGCGCCCGCCGGGATCGCCAAGGGCTTCGAGGTACGCAACGACCCGGAGGGTTTCCAGGTCGCGGTGCGCAAGGACTGGCAGCGGCGCGGCGCCAACGACCGGGGCCAGGTGCGGTATGTCGGCGGGGACTATGAGCTGGTGGTGGTGCCCGGCCGGGACACCACGGCGCGTTTCGGCACCGACCCGATGGCGTATCTGCAGAACAAGGAAGCCGAGCTGGCCCCGTACCGCTCCTCCGGCTGGGCCTCGGCCTCCGGCCTCCAGCGGATCGACGTCGGCAAGACGGCGATGGCCGAGGGCACCTTCTCCTGGCGGGACAGCAGCGGCCGTGAGGTGTACGTACGGAACCTCGCGATGATCCACAAGGGCCGCTACCACCTCGTCCTCGTCATCGGGCCGGACCGCGGCCGCCGCGAAGTGGACCAGCTCTACGCGCAGGCGACCAGCGCCTACCGGCCGGGCTGAGGCGCGGACCGATACGGCCGGGCGCCGGGCCGGTCACCGGTCCCGCGCGGCCTCACCCGGCTCCCGTCCCCGTCCCGCCGTCCCCGAACCGCTCCCGCAGCTCCTGTTTGAGGACCTTGCGCAGCGTGGCCCCACGGGGCAGGGCGGGCAGCAGCTCCAGCTGTTCGGGGAGCTTGTGCCGGGCGAGGCCGTGGGAGAGAAGGTGCGCCGAGAGGGCCGCGAGGGTCAACTCCCCGGCGTTCGCGGGCTGTTCGATGACCGCGCAGACGCGTTCGCCGCGGTCGGGGTCCGGCAGGCCGATGACGGCGGCGTCGGCGATGTCCGGGTGGCGGTGGAGGAGTTCTTCGATCTCCTGGGCGGAGATGTTCTCGCCCTTGCGGATGATGATGTCCTTGAGGCGGCCGGTGACGACGAGGTGCCCGGTGGCGGTGAGGTGGCCGAGGTCGCCGGTGGGGAGGAAGCCGTCGGCGTCGAAGGGGTCGGGCTCGTCGAGGTAGCCACGGCAGACGGCAGGGCCGCGCAGCCCGATCTCGCCGGTGTCGGGGGCGATACGGATCTCCATGCCCGCGGGCGGCCGGCCGTCGGTGCCGGCCAGCTGCTCGGGGCTGTCGTACGGGTCGCCCATGGTCACCATGGGGGCCTCCGTCATCGCGTAGCCGTGGGTGAGGCCGCAGCCGAGCGCGGCGACGACCTCGTGGTACAGCGCGGCGGGCAGCGGCGCGCCGCCACCGGCCAGCAGCCGCAAGGACGGCAGCAGTTGGCGGCCGGGCGGCAGCTTGCGGGCCTCGGCGAGGAAGAGGGCGTAGAAGGCGGTGGAGCCGCCGGCGAGGGTGACGCGGTGGCGGCGGTAGGCGGCGAGCGCGCCGGGCAGCGTGAAGTGCTCCAGGAGGACGGCGGGGATGCCGTGTTCCAGCAGCAGAACGGTGTAGTCGGGCCCGGCGACATGGGCGTACGGGAAGGCCATCGAGCCGATGTCCGACGGGCGGATGCGCAGGGCCGCGCCGAGCCAGTGGCCGGCCGTCCGCAGACTGCGGTCGGTGTGCAGCACGCCCCTGGGGGCCGCGGTGGTGCCGGAGGTCCAGTAGATCCAGCGGACCGCGTCGTCGTCGGCCGGGGGCGGGGGCAGGGCGGCCGGGTCGGCGTCGGGCAGGGTGTCGTACGCGTCGATGACGGTGAGCGGACCGGGCAGGCCGGCGGCCAGACGGTCTGCCATCGCACGGTGGTCGAAGCCGCGCCGGACGCCGGGGACGGCGAAGAATTCCGCGCGGGTGCGGCGCAGCACCTGGCCGGTCTCATGGGCGCGGTAGAGCGGCACGACCGGGCTCTGGACGGCGCCGATCCGGGCCAGTGCGAGGCTGAACAGCACCGTTTCGATCCTGGTCGGCAGCTGCCAGACGACCCGGCTGCCGGGCCGTACGCCGCGCTCGTACAGACCGGCCGCGACCCGTTCCGCGCGGCGGTGCAGGGTGCCGAAGGTGATCCGCCGTTCCGTCCGGGCGGAGTCGGCTCCCTGGATCAGGGCGGGCGCGTCCGGGGTGCGGGCGGCGCGCCAGGCGACGAGGTCCCAGAGAGTGGTACCGGTCACCGTCCCTCCCTCCGGGCAGAGTTTGCTGACGACGCGTCAGATTGCCTGCCGAGATTAGAGGTCGGCGCCTTGTCGGTCCAGAGGGGCGGGGCTAGCCTATTTCTGACGGTGCATCAGATTCGCGAGGGGGTAGCGCGCCATGGACCTCGGCTGCACACCGGAGGAGGAAGACTTCCGGGCCCGGCTGCGCCGCTGGCTCGGTGAGGTGCTGCCCCACCTCCCCGCACCGCCCGCCGCCACCGACTGGCCCGGCCGCCGGGCGTATGACACGGCCTGGCAGCGGATGCTGTACGACGCCGGATACGCGGGCCTGCACTGGCCGCGGGACGCCGGCGGGCAGGGCGCCACCCCCGCCCAGCACCTGATCTTCCTGGAGGAGACCGAGCGCGCCGGAGCGCCCTACGTCGGCGCGAACTTCGTCGGACTGCTGCACGCCGGGCCCACCCTCGCCGCCGAGGGCACCGCCGGGCAGCGCGCACGCTGGCTGCCGCCGATCCTGCGCGGCGAGGAGATCTGGTGCCAGGGCTTCAGTGAGCCGGACGCCGGTTCCGACCTCGCCGCGCTGCGCACCAGGGCCGTCCGCGACGGGGACGCGTACGTCATCAGCGGCAGCAAGATCTGGACCTCGCACGCCGAGGTCGCCGACTGGTGCGAACTCCTCGTCCGCACCGACCCGGACGCGCCCCGCCACCGCGGTATCAGCTGGCTGGCGATGCCCATGGACGCGCCGGGCGTGACCGTCCGGCCGCTGCGCACCCTCGCCGGTTCGGCGGAGTTCGCCGAGGTGTTCCTCGACGAGGTGCGGGTCCCGGTGGCCAACCGGGTCGGGGCGGAGAACGACGGCTGGCGGGTGACGATGGTGACGCTGTCCTTCGAGCGCGGTACCGCCTTCGTCGGCGAAGTGGTCGCCTGCCGCCGGGTGCTCGGCGCGCTGGCCCGTGCCGCCCGCGCCAACGGCCGCTGGGACGATGCCGTGCTGCGCCGCCGACTGGGCAGGCTGAGCGCGGAGTTCACGGCGCTGTGGTGGCTCACCCAGTGGAATGTGAGCGAGGCGATGCGCGGCCCGGGGCGCGGCGGACAGCGGGGCGGCGGCGTCCCGGGAACCGGCGGCTCGGTCTTCAAGCTGCGCTATTCGCACGCCCGCCAGGAGCTGTACGACACGGCGGCCGAGGTGCTGGGCGCCGGTGCGCTGGACGTGGAGCACGCCTGGGTCGCGGACCGGCTGTCGTCCCTCTCGTACACCATCGCGGCCGGTACCTCGCAGATCCAGCAGAACATCGTCGCCGAGCGGATTCTCGGCCTGCCGAAGGGGCGGTGACCGGGCGATGGACTTCCAACTCACGGACGAACAGCGGGCGTTGAAGGACGGCACCCGGGAGCTGCTGGCCGGGCGGTTCGGCCGGGACCGGCTGCGGGCGGCCGTCGAGGACCCCGCACCGGACCGTGCGCTGTGGCGCGAGCTGGGCGCGGCCGGGTTCTTCGCGCTGCGGCTGCCGGAGGCGGACGGCGGGGTGGGGCTGGGGCTGCCGGAGGCGGTGCTGGTCCTGGAGGAGGCCGGGCGGGCGCTGCTGCCGGGCCCGCTGGTGGCCTGCCAGCTGCTGGCCGGGGTGGTGGACGGTGTCGCGGCCGGGGAGCGGATCGTCGGGCTGTGTGACGGGGCGCGGGAGCCGGCGCTGTGGGAACACCCGGGCGGGTGCGATGAGTTGATCTTCGTGGAGGGGGAGGGCGGGCGCCGCGGAGGGTCCACCGGTGGCCCCGCCGGTGGGGCGGGCGAGGGCGCACAGGGGCGCACGGGCGGTGCGTACCGGAGCGCGCCGGACCAGGTGTCCTGCGCCCCTTTTGCTTCCGTCGACCCCCTCACCCCGCTCGCCCGCGTCCTGGACCTGCCGCACGCCGAGCCCGTTGCCGTCGACATGCCCCGGCTCCGCCGCGAGGCCGCGCTGCTGACCGCGGCCCAGCAGCTCGGCAGCGCCGTCCGCACGGTCGAGATGGCCGCCGGTTACGCCCGCGAGCGCGAGCAGTTCGGCGCCCCCATCGGCTCGTTCCAGGCGGTGAAGCAGCTGTGCGCGCAGATGCTGGTACGGGCGGAAATGGCGCGAAGTGCGGTGTATGCGGCGGCGGTCACGGAGCGTGCTCTCGACATCACGGGCGCGAAACTGCTCGCCGACGAGGCCGCGGTACGCAACGCGCGGGACTGTCTGCAGGTCCACGGCGGAATGGGCTTCACCTGGGAGGCCGATGTCCATCTGCACCTCAAACGGGCCTGGTGGCACGCCGAGCGCTGGGAAACGGCGGGCGAGGCGGAGGAACTGCTGGCCGCGGGCTTGATCGCCTGACGGCGCGGGCGCGAACCCCGTTGCGGAGGGGCGCGGTGGCCGGTGCGGGCAGACTCTGGCACCCCGTGCACGGAATGTCGGACTCAGCACGCAGAAATGGTCACGGAGTGTCGATATCGGGTTGTGTCCTGGGCGTGACTCGTCACAGGGGGGAGTCGGCGTTCCGCTCGGGTACTCTCCGTTGGGTGCGAGTGGTTCTGTGGCGCAACGGACCCGGTGCCGTCGGAAGGACGGCTCCGGGGTACGGACTGCGCGCCGCCCGCCCAAGGCAGGGGCCGGGTTGCCCCCCTTGTTCGACTCCCCGCAAAGTGCGTCGCACAGTATGCGGGACGCCTACTCCCTTGCGCTGGAATATGCCCGAAGCGCTTGTTGGGGTGACTGAACGTCAACCATGCTGTGCTCCGCCGGGGTCACGCACCGTGACTCCGTGGAGGCGCGAGGCGAAGTTTCCGCCGGTTCGGATGGTGTGAGCGGTGCAGGTGCTTCAGGTGCAGTTGGACGTACGGCCCGACCCCGCGGAGGTGGGGCGGGCCCGGCGGTGGGCCCGGTCGCGGCTCGCGGGCTCCGGTATAGGGGTCGATGAACCACTCGCGGAGACATTGATCCTGTTGATCTCCGAGCTCGTCACCAACGCCGTGGTGCACACCGGCGCGGCGGCCGAGCTGCGGATCTTTTTCTCCGGCTCGGGTGCCGTGGTGGGCACGGTCCGGGTCGAAGTGGTGGACGCCTGCGCCCGCCCGCCGCGCCAGCGGCACGCGGATGGCGACGACACCAACGGCCGCGGCCTGGAGCTGGTCGACGGACTGGCCGACCGCTGGGGCTGGCAGCAGGAGGGCGCGGGCAAGCGGATCTGGTGCGAGGTGGACCGCGGGCGGCCGCTGCTGAGGGCGTCCGGCGCCGATCTGGGCGCCTATGAGTCCCCTTGCGCGGTGTCACGTACCGTGACGCACCAGGCGTAAGCGAGTCGATCGGCGCATCACCGGCGTTCCTCCGCCAGATGGGCAAACCGGTGGTCGGGTAGGGCGCACCGCCTCCTGGACGGCCGGGCGCCGTTGAGTCGCCGGCCGGCGCGGGCGGCGACTCGGTGTGGCCGCCTCAGAGGATCGCCACGGGGGCGACCGGCGCTCCGGTCCCGCCGACGAACGGTTCGGCCATCGCGGACAGGAAGAAGGCGTAGCGGCCTTCCTCCGCGCAGGCCGTCGACAGCTCCTCCAGATTCCAGTTCTGGCCCTGCGGCATGCCCATCTCCACGAGATGGAGGGCGTGTACGGGCATCCACAGGTCCTCGATCTCCGGCGGGAAGATCTCGAAGGTCAGGGTGTCATTGGCGACCGCCGCGACATCGCGCGCACGGAACCACTCGGGTGTGCGCAGCGACAGGCCGGGGGACGGGAAGGCGTAAGCCTGCCGGTCGCCGTCGAGATAGTGCCGCAGCTGCCCGGTCCGGACGAGGACGACATCGCCGGAGCGGACCGCCGTCCCGGCCAGTTCCTCGGCGGCGTCCAGATCCTCCGGCGTGACGGCGTGCCCGCCGGGCAGCCGTTCGGTGCCGTGCACCCGGGCCACGTCCAGGAGGACGCCGCGGGAGGCGACCGGGGTGGCCTTCTCGATGCCGAGGCGGGTGGCGCCGCCGTGTGCGGTGACCGAGTCGGCCGGGCGGTTGTTGTAGAGCCGCCCGGAGTGGGAGACATGGGCCAGGCCGTCCCAGTGGGTGGCGGCCTGCAGGCCCATGGTGGCCACGTCGTCCGAGGTCGCGACCGTGCCGGGGCCGAAGATCTCCTGGTTGACGGCGGTCATGGTGTGCAGCGGATTGACCCGGCCCGGGATCACTCCGGTCTGGACGCCGTCGTGCCGGAGCGGGAGCGCGAGCGGGATCCGGCGACCGCTGCGGATGGCGGCGGCGGCTTCCCGGACGACCTGATGGGTGATCAGGTTGAGAGTGCCGATCTCGTCGTCATCGCCCCAACGCCCCCAGTTGTTCACGCGTTTGGCGATGTCATGGAACTCCTGGGGCAGGGGCATGGGCCCTCCTCGGGGCGGCCGGGTCCGTTCGGCCCGGGGTCTTGTGTTCGTACCGGCTCTGCTCAAAAAT contains these protein-coding regions:
- a CDS encoding cyclase family protein, which gives rise to MPLPQEFHDIAKRVNNWGRWGDDDEIGTLNLITHQVVREAAAAIRSGRRIPLALPLRHDGVQTGVIPGRVNPLHTMTAVNQEIFGPGTVATSDDVATMGLQAATHWDGLAHVSHSGRLYNNRPADSVTAHGGATRLGIEKATPVASRGVLLDVARVHGTERLPGGHAVTPEDLDAAEELAGTAVRSGDVVLVRTGQLRHYLDGDRQAYAFPSPGLSLRTPEWFRARDVAAVANDTLTFEIFPPEIEDLWMPVHALHLVEMGMPQGQNWNLEELSTACAEEGRYAFFLSAMAEPFVGGTGAPVAPVAIL
- a CDS encoding ATP-binding protein, producing the protein MQVLQVQLDVRPDPAEVGRARRWARSRLAGSGIGVDEPLAETLILLISELVTNAVVHTGAAAELRIFFSGSGAVVGTVRVEVVDACARPPRQRHADGDDTNGRGLELVDGLADRWGWQQEGAGKRIWCEVDRGRPLLRASGADLGAYESPCAVSRTVTHQA